Below is a genomic region from Eulemur rufifrons isolate Redbay chromosome 24, OSU_ERuf_1, whole genome shotgun sequence.
CTCCCCGCCACCTTGCCTGCGTCCCTTGGCTGGGTACCTGGGTAGTCCCCCGTATCTCCCACAGGGGCTTGCTCCAGTCTTGTTAGACAGGATGATAGTTCTCCAGCTTACCCCTTGCCTCCATGCCTTACGGTCTCACACCTGTCCTGCACACCTGTCCTGCACACCTGTCCTGCCCTCTTCGCGATTCTTGCCTGGCCCGCACCACCGAAGTCGGGGGCTCTCGGACGCCTGCAGTTCCGAGGACTACCAGCAGAGGGAGACACCACTCCACTCCCCAAACCACCAAGGGGTCTTCCCAGAGACACTCAACCTCAGGTCTGGGGAAGAGATGCTCTCGGCACAGACAAAGACCCCCTTGGCTAGACTGGCCCCTAGGcctccccttcctctgctctTATCTCCCCCTGCGCCTCCTGCTTTGAGCCCCACCCTGGGTGCCCTCTCCGCTCCTCTGGGGCTTGGCCCTGCCTtgatggggcaggagggggcctTGTCCTAGTCCAAGGCCTGGGATTGAGAAATTGCCCCAGGGAACCCCGTAAGGAGAGCATGTGCTGGGCGGGCGTTCCTTGCCCCATCTCTGCCCAGTGAGGAGCAGGGGGTCCTTCTCCCCGCCCCCTCAGGCCAGGGCCCAGCAGAGCCTCCCCTGagcccctttccctctcccagGCCGGCCTGGCTCCCgtggccccctcccacccctcgaTGGTGGTGCTGGGGGTCGCCTGGGTCCAGCTGGTGGCCGTCACAGAGCCACCCCTCTCTGGCCCTGCCCCTCCTTGTGACCCCAATCCTCCTCTAGCTGCTCAAAGGCGCCTTGTTCTGCATCCAGCCCTGGACAAAAGTCCCTCTGTCTGAGAAGGCGGAATTGAGGGGAGGGGGAACCCCCAACTGGGACCATGGGGGGGCCTTCACAGACCCCAGCGGAAGGGACGCCTGGAGAAGGCGGCAGAGAAGCGGGAGGCGGGAGGGGAGCTGCACAGAGCAGGGGGCCTCATCTGGAGTGGGGTGgcaggcagcccccagcccagcgccCACTACGGCGACCCAGGCCTCCGGCTTCCTGCACCCTTGGGGAGAGCCTGGGCTGGTGCTTGGGGGCCAGCTCGCAGTTTCCCAGGGCGGGGCTTCCGGCCTGGTCTAAGGCCCCACAGCCCCCACCGACCCCTACTCACTGTTCCAGCCTCTTCCCCACATttgccccgcccccacctcacGACTTTGGTCATACCAGCATCTTTGGCTGACCCTCAAGCCATGCCACCAGCAAGATACGGCCTGGAAGGGGCCTTCGAGTCCCCCGTAATTGCCAGCAAACCTTCCTCCAAGCAAAGCACACGtccaagtgaaagaagtcaggttGTCCACCAGTGTGTCACCTTCCTCCAGGGCCCTGCAAGACAGAAGCTCTGCTGTTGAGGATCCCAGAACCTTCCGCCTTCCAGGTCCCTTTCTGGGCACAGGAGATGAGAGGAAGCCCCTCTCCTAGTTAACTCGAGAGGCCAAGTTTCAGCCCACCCTATGCTTGCACCTCACCTGGGGCTGCTTTGGCCTCAGTGACCCCAGGGAACTCTCTGTGccagtggtgggggaggggtgaagcTGTCTCTTTAAGAgcaggaatggggtgggggaggccctGAGCCTTGGGGAGCCTGACTTGTTCTCTACCTGCCCAGGTTTGCTCAGGGCGTGGCAGCTTCGGATAAAGGCTGTGCTCTGGCTTGGCAGCCCCGATTTCCCCGAACCTCTGCCCGGCGGGTGAGCTGCACAGGTGAGCGCTGGGCCCCCTCCCGCCAAGCCCGCTTTGGCTCTGCTTCCACTTtctccctgccaccccccccAACCGTCCCTGCCACACAGAAGCTCTGCTCTCCGCGACCCCAGAATCTTCCCCCTTCAAGGTCCTTTTCTGGGGGCAGGAGGTTAAAGAAAACCTTTCCCCTCGTGTGACCCTCCCCCATCATTCTCCAGGGGACTGGGTGAGCCAGCTGGGCTGAGGGTGAGACCCCCAAGTGGTGTTGGGGTGTCTGGAAAGACTGGTGGAGTCTGGGCAGATGGGAGGTGTCTGGACTGGGGGTGCCTGGGTGGATGGGGGGTATCCAAGTGGACCAGGGGTATCTAGGTGGATTGGGGGCCTCTGGGCAGATGGGGTGAGAGCAGGTGAATCCGGGGTGTCCAGGCCTTGGGAGCATGTGGGTTCTGGAGGCCTCTAGGGAAAGGGCGTGGAGCTTGTCTGGGGAAGCTATACAATGGGGAGCTGGTTAGGAGGGCTCAGGGACAGAGGGGGAGGGGCGTGCCACACACCCCTAACAGAGGGGAGAGCAGAGTGGGACTGTCCCCTCTCAAAGCCATCCCACCTCCTGCACTGCAGGAGCACCCAGGGGTGAGGGCAGCCACCCAGCTCccggctccctgcagcctccggAAAAGCCAGCTGGAAACTGTCGTGCAGAGGCCACCGAGGCTGACGCCATCGATCAGCCTCCTGTGTCTGGCGCTGGGTGATGTCATGCGAATGGGGGATGGGGGGCCTCACAGGCCGGGAGTGGCCTGGAGGGACTTGTGGAAAGAGGCTTGAGAGGTGAGTCTCTGCACCAGTCATGGCGGCAGGGCACAGGGCCTTCCGCTGAATTCGCAGGGGTTACAAGGTCGCCACAGCAACGTGGGCTGACAATTGTGCCAACTTCATGGAGCTGCTGAGATTATACCGGTGAATAAATGTGAAGACTGAGAAAGTGTCTGGCGTGGGGTGATGTCTCAGTGAGCCTCAGCGGTTATGCTAGTGATAACATGTACTAGTGTCATCATGGGGTGACAGTCTCCCGAGGTGGCTTTAGACAACAGGCAGGCCACCCTGCCCGCCAGCCCGCTCCAGCCCTCCCGACACCCTTGTGGGTCCCAAATGCCTTCGTAACACTCCCCGAGGCTATGGGCCCTCTTCCTGCAAAAAGGCGGTTGCTCAAACTAAGAGTCCAGCATCTGGACTTAACTGGATGCTGAGGATTCCCGGGCACAGGGAGATGGAGGGGAGGAGTCCGCGCAAACGCTCAGGAAACACCTGCACAGGTGGTTGCCAACCGCGCCATCTCCTCTGTGAGCTGTGTTCTGCCATCGGTGAAGTGAGGACCTGAGGGTGACCGCAGGGGTGGAAGGGGCTGAAATGAGCGCGAATCTGCGAGGCCATTCCACAGTGTCCAGCGCAGGGCGAGAGGAGCGAGCGCGAGCTCTTGCTGTCGCGGTCACGCAGGGTGCAGGGAGAGGGCCCACAGGGTGGCGGGAGGGCAGCGCTATGCCAGGCCGGCGAGAGAAAGCGTTCCTCACGTGGGGCAGGCCTACCCGGGAAAGAGGAAGTGTCTGCTGCCAGGAGGAGCCtggcagggcccagggtgggtcaggggctggggagcaACAGCAGGGGGCTGGccggccagggctggggctggggggcagagaTGGGCCTGTGGCTGCAGCCAGGCCAAGTTTGTCCCCACCAACCCCCCTAGCCCAGCCTGGAGGTGTCTCCTCCCCACAGCGCAGTGCCCAGCCCGATGCCTGCAAAGTCGGGCAGGGCCGGGCAGGCTCTGAGCTGTCCATGGGAGACGCTCCCAGAACCGGGCCTCCTGCCACCTGGCTCCCAACACCCCATTTCCCACAGCACCCCAGGGCCCCGGCTGTCCTGAGTTAGAGCAGAGGCTGCGGAGCCAGTCCCGGGTTAAATCCTGCTTCCTGGCCAGGCCACCCTGGTCACCTACTctcacctctcagagcctcagtttccccatctgtatggTGAATTCAACAGGTGGCAGTGCCCCCCTCACTTGGTCTCGGGGGCTTAAAGTCCTGTCCAGTGAGTTGTTCCAGCCGCTCGCTCGCCAGGTCTCAGTTCTGGCCCAGCCCCCGCATCACTTCCAGGCTCCTTCCTCTCTCAGCCCAGCGAGTCTCAACGCCACCTTCCCGCCCCAGGGACTGAGCAccctggctgggggcagggggcagggggcaggtggTGGGCACCAAACAGGGCCTGGTGGGCCAGTGGCCCTGCTAACACTGGACCTGCCTCTGGACCCCTCTAGGCAAGCGCTGACATGCAGGAGGCCGCCCTGagcctgctcttcctcctggcAGGTGAGTGCCTGTCCCCTGAGCTGCCTCGTCCCCAGGAACCCCCAGCCAGGAACCCCCAGCCGGGTGGGGGCCAAGCCTCCTGTCTCCCTCGTGTGCTTTTCTGCCTCCCCTGGGGAGATGTTGCATCGCTTAGGACAGTATGTTCTTGTGGGTTCTTAAGTGTCACACTAGTGACTTCGAGGGACACAAGGACAGGGCTTCTTACAGCAGCGGCTCACATGGCGAGAAAGTCACCGTCTTCTCCATTCTCTTGTGTGTCTTCTGAGGACACCAAGTTCGGGCCTCGGCCCAGTGCTGCTGTGTCTTTAACACCTGCCTAACACTTTACGAGGCGAGGTAACTGGGAGCGAGTCCCCAACAccctctgtgcctcggtttccccacctgtaaacaTGAGGAGAATACCAGCACCTACTCACGGGGCCGTTGAGAGGATTACACGAGCTACTATTTGGAAagcacttaggacagtgcctggtgcaGACCGAGCCCTGCGTGTTTGCGCTTTAAACATCATTAAAAGTATTAATTTGCCTTTAACAGAGATTGGGCCGGGAGCTAAGCAGCCCACTGCTTCTAACCCGAGTTTGATCCTCGTGCTCTGCTTTCTCGCTGTGTTTCTCTTCGCCCGTCACCCGGGCAGGCCAGGGTTCCGTGCAGGGTAGCGACGTCCAGCTGCACTTTTAAGTGGCGCGTATGTGACTGCGTAGCGGCGCCTCGCTAGCAAACGGCGAACCGGCGGGTGTACGCGTGGCCGGACCGGGGACACGGGCTGTGGGAATGACTGGATCTGGGGAAACAGGGCCCTGGAACTGAAACCGTCTGTCCCCTTCCCAAGAAAAGTGCCCCGTTCTGCAGGAGGCACGGATTAGCCGTGTGTGTGTCTGGAGACACGGGACCGGACGGTGGCCCAAACCCTCCCGGATCAGGCCCTATTTCAGGAGGCAAAACGCTGCCGTGACCCGAAGGTGCCGGGCTGAGTGGACAAGTCCACATTTCCACTGTCCCTCAGGGGACCCTCCCCCGAGGCCCCCGAGCCTTCACTGGCCCTGCCCGAGGGCTCTGCTAAGCCAGCGTCACCATGTCCCCCACTTCCCGATTCTCCCCACCAGGCCTGCCTGCCCTGGACGCCAACGATCCGGAAGGTGAGTCAGACTGGACCCCTTcgcccatcccacccccacctcctcccctgggACCCCTGCACCCCGGCTGTTGTCCTGAgttcatgttcttttttctttccttgcagaTAAAAACAGTCCTTTCTACTATGGTGAGAGCTTGTGCCCCGCTTCACCTCCCTCAGCCCCGCTGCTCTTTTATGCCAAGGGTCCCACTCGGGGCTGGGCCAGGGTCTGATGTGGGCGATACAGAGGCAGGGTCGGGGGCACTAGGATCGGGGCATTGAGCAGTAGACACGGTGGATTAAAGGAGCAAGAGACAGCAGCCTGGTCTTGGGAAGGAGGGTTCTATTGCAGCAAGAGAGTTAGACATGTAGGGGATGAGGATAGGTCGCAAGAAGCCATTGTTTGGTTCAAATCAACTGCTGGGGGAAGGTGTGACTTGGGAAGACCTTCTGGTGGCCGTGAGCTGTTCCACCAACATCCTCATCGGGCCTCCAGCTTCTGCTGGCCTGCCCTCCCACGCTCCCCTCCCGCCACACCGGCCTCAGTGTTGCTCAGACACAGCGCACTCGGACTCGGGCAGCCCCTGGACCTTTGCTGACCCCTCTGCTGGGACACTCCCTTCCAAAGGCCCCTTCCCTAGCCTCCTTCGGGCCTCTGCTCAAACACAGCCTCCTCAAAGGGGCCTTCCCTGATCACTCTCTCTAGACGCGCTGCGCTCTGACTGTCCCCTCCCCTACCTCCGCTTGAGCCTACTGAGCTTGCTTATGCGTGAACTAGAATGTGAGCGCCTGGgattttgtctcttctctttccGCACCCTGCACATCATCGGTGCTCAGGACTTATTTGCCAGGTGTTGGGGAGGGTGGATGAGGAAGACCCAGGCCGGCATCGAGGTCCCCTCTGCTTTCCCCCTAGACTGGCACAGCCTCCAGGTCGGCGGGCTCATCTGCGCGGCGGTTCTGTGCGCCAGCGGAATCATCGTCCTCATGAGTGAGTGCAGGAGCCTGTGGGAGCTGGCGGGGCAGGGCCAGGGTCCCCTCACCTGACCACTCACCTCTCCCCAACAGGCGGAAAATGCAAATGCAAGTTCAACCAGAAGCCCAGGTAAGACGGTTCTGGTTCTGGTTCTGGCTTGCCTGCCTCATGTTGGGTAGACGCTTTTCAGGGGAAAAGAGCTGAATCTCGCAGAGAGAGGACAGgcctccaggctctgccctggaCAGTCCTGCTATGAAGATTTCTCAGGTCTATTATTCATAGTTAGTAGTCCCCAGAGGGCTCCAAATCCTGAAATGCTTTGGTCCCTGGGATTGTACAACCCCACAATGGAAAACCAGCCAGGAAGCCGTGTCTGGGCAAGCTGAGAATCCTCCAGTCCTGCGGGAGAGGGCGGATGGGGGCAGGTTAGGGAGCTCACCGCCTTTGTCTCCCTATGTCTCCCTAGTCAGCATTCGGCAGATGCTCCACCCCTCATCACTCCAGGTAAGACAGGGACCGCGAGGCGGAGGGGACACCGGGAATGAGGGGTGCGTGCATGTGCCTATACATACACGCTGGAAAGAAAGAACTCGACCCAGCCTCGCAAACTGACCCTGCCACCACTCCCAGGCTCGGCCCGCAACTGCTGAAACCGACCAGTCGGAAGAGCGTGGagagcctctctctgtccccaggtcCCGGCTCTGCGCAGGAGCCGGAGCTCCAGGGTGGgagtctccctccttccccagactGCCTTGCTGGGGCCTCCGCTCCCTCTCACGGGAGGGTCTCTGTTTAAGTTTTCGTCTAAAATGGTCTTGCCTCTGGCCCAAGCAGCCTCCTGACTCTCTGTGTGCGTTGGGACGGGGTTTGGGGGGCCAGGAGAAGGTGGACGTGCACTGGGGGTGGCACAGAGGCTGGCAGCCGAACCTCCCTGCGGGAagagccccaggcctgccccccAAGGCCTGGCGGAAGGCACGGGGCCGGCCCCTGCCGCCTCTAAATTTAAGGTTTTCTAGTGGCCAAACGGGGGGCACTTTTGACAGTGAGAGAGAGCTCTAAGAACATGGAGTGCTGGGACACTTGGAGGGGGGACATGGGACCATCCCTGGGAACCAGGCTGTAGGGCCCTGTGCCAGGACGACGTGCTCAGACAGCTGTGACAGCAACAGAAGGCCCAGGACCCTCTCACGTACCCCCGAGACCCCACTTTCTCATGAGACCTTTTCAAATACCCAAATGTCCCTGTGAGACCTTTAAATAAGTCCCCATGATATCTCTAATAATGTACAATGGCCACATGCTGTGAGAACTTCCAAAACTCAGACTCCTTTGAGACTCCCCAGTACCCAATAAGGCATCGAAAATGTCCCCATGAGCCAACCCATAAAAGGCCCAAAACTCTTCAAAACACCCAAAAATATCTCCTCCAATGCTCGGAGACATGACCTCAAAAAGAGACCCACAATAAACCCCTCCCCTAATCAGGTTCTTCCATCCCTCAAACGTCCCCCAAGGTGCCCCTGTAGTCACAAACCCACACTCAGGCCCCCCGCGGTGGCAGTGGCTTCCCGGGGCGCCTCCCCCACAGCCCCACACTGCTCCggggccctgcccctcccccacgcccTTCACCAGACACCCTGTCCCCGTGAGCCCACGACACCAGGGCGAGGCGGTGCACAGAGCATTTATTGAACCATACACTTTGCCCTCGCCCCCGTCGCCCATCCGGAAGGGGATCCCGGGGCTCCGGAGACACCTCCCCAGGTCCCACCCTTTGCGGCCCAAGTGCAGGAGGAGCGGCGCTGGCACCGCACCAGCAGCAGCGGCAGGGGTGCCCAGGAGCAGCGGCAGGAGGTGGCGTCAGTAAGGCCTCAGTGAGGAGGGTGCTCCTCCACTTTCCAGGTTGGAGGGCAAGGGGCGCTGTCTCCCTCCCAGGACTTtcctggggagcagggagagcgGGAGGGGAAGGGCGCTGACTCTGCACTCCAGCTCTGGGCAGGGCCCCGCCTGAGCCTGCAAGTTGCCTCGGGTGGGGGTGTCAGCCCCGGCCAAGACGCTGCTTCAGATCGAAGGGCAGCCTGGAAGGTCCCATGGGCTGAGGCCTAGACCTGTGGCTGACGACCTTGGCCTGTGGTCAGTATCTCGCAGGAGCTGGCCAGGAGGCCAGCCACGGAAGCATCCGGAGGCCTAAGGCACCCGAGGCCAGTCGCAGCCCGAGCCGCATCCAGGGTCTCAGGCACTGAGGTCGATCTCGTGGTGCTGGTAGATCTGCGTGGGGCCCTTGAAGCAAGCGGCGAAGAGGAAGTGTCTGCCGGCCATGGTGACGTGGGCGAAGGCGCGGGGGGCCACCAAGGCCGGCGGCCCCAGCTCCTGCAGCGGCTCCAGGAGCCCCTTGTCAGGCTCGAGGCGGAAAACCTGGCTGAAGGCAAAGTCGCTGCCCAGGATGGCCAGCTGGTCCTTGGTGACCAGCAGAGGCTGGAAGACGTGGGCGCCGCGGGAGGGAAGTCGCTGCAGCAGGCGAAACATGGAGCCGTCCCAGCGCATGACCTGCGGGGGCAGCTGCTGGTGAGGGCCTGGGGGCCTGGGTGGCTCCGGGGGACCGTGAGCAGCTTGGAGACAGAAGCCTGTAGGTCCCCGAACCCCCACAGCTTTCTCATCTTCCTAAAGAAAGCACCACCCAGCGGCTCAGGCCACAGCCTCGGAGATGTCTTGTCCCTTCTGTCCCCTCACACCCCACACAGACTCAGTCAGCAGTGGGCACGGcggctctccctccccctctggccCAGCCCCGGTGAACACCTGAGTCGGATCAGGGCCCTTCCGGGCTCAGAACCCTCCCCTGGCTGGCCCTCACTCAGGAAAGAGAGTGCTGGAGGGGCGGGCAGGGGGTTGGAGtgtcagggtgggggtgggcacgGCTGTGGTTAAGTCCTGGGGTGCCCGGAGTTACAGAGCCAGAGTCCGGGAGTGGAATCGGGATCTCGGGGCTGGTGTcagtgttggggggtggggagtgcttCAGAGTCAGCCAGTCTGGAGGGGCCACAGTCTGGGTGTCCGTGTGGGGGTGGGGTCATAGTACAAAGGTCACCGTGTGAGCTGGGCCGCAGTTTAGAGTCTAGCATGCAGGTAGGGCCACAGCTGAAGAGCCAGGTCTCTACAGAGTCGGCCACAGTGTCAGGCCGGGCTTGCGCCCCCACCCGCTCCCCCCTGCAGCCTGCGCCACCCGACCAGGCCCAGCCTCACCATGGAGTCCCCGATGTAGCGTGTCAGGCACAGGAACACATCGCCGCCAGCCTGGAAGTGGCGTGTGGCGTAGACATCCTCGGCCTCAGGGATGTCCGTGCGCCTCTCAAAGCGGCCACCAAACCAGTGGAAGAGCACGGgccgctgggaggccgaggccagcaGCAGGTGGGGCCGGCCATCCAGCTCGAGGGCCTCCGCGTCTGTGTCCCGGTGCCAGGCGTGCAGGCTCTGGCGCGGATAGAAGCCGGGCCCGTCACGGCACAGCAGCGTGGTGCTGCCCGCCTTGGAGGCGTCGGCCACCACGAAGCAGGGCTGCCCGTCCAGCCACAGGAGCTCGGCGTCGTTGGGCCGCAGCAGCCGCCGAGGGGCCAGTGCCTGCGTCGGGGCCAGGCGcaggccggggccgggccgggcccaCAGCTGAGAGCCTCCCCACAGGCGGGCGGCCAGCACGAAGAGGCTGGGGCCCAGCGCCAGCGGCTTGCAGGACACCACCGACGGcgctgtggggggggggaggtcaGCCGGCCAGGCAGGCCACTGGGCAGgcgggagggcggggagggggctcACCGGACAGCTCCT
It encodes:
- the FXYD3 gene encoding FXYD domain-containing ion transport regulator 3; translation: MQEAALSLLFLLAGLPALDANDPEDKNSPFYYDWHSLQVGGLICAAVLCASGIIVLMSGKCKCKFNQKPSQHSADAPPLITPGSARNC
- the LGI4 gene encoding leucine-rich repeat LGI family member 4: MGGTGVLLLLLAGVGMGVAWRPPKGKCPLRCSCSKDSALCEGSPDLPVNFSPTLLSLSLVRTGVTQLKAGSFLRTPSLHLLLFTSNAFSVIEDDAFAGLSHLQYLFIEDNEIGSISKNALRGLRSLTHLSLANNHLEALPRFLFRGLETLTHVDLRGNLFQCDCRVLWLLQWMPTVNASVGTGACAGPAALAHMQLRHLDPKTFKCRAIELSWFQTVGESALGVEPFSYQGEPHVVLAQPFAGRCLVLSWDYSLQRFRPEEELSAPSVVSCKPLALGPSLFVLAARLWGGSQLWARPGPGLRLAPTQALAPRRLLRPNDAELLWLDGQPCFVVADASKAGSTTLLCRDGPGFYPRQSLHAWHRDTDAEALELDGRPHLLLASASQRPVLFHWFGGRFERRTDIPEAEDVYATRHFQAGGDVFLCLTRYIGDSMVMRWDGSMFRLLQRLPSRGAHVFQPLLVTKDQLAILGSDFAFSQVFRLEPDKGLLEPLQELGPPALVAPRAFAHVTMAGRHFLFAACFKGPTQIYQHHEIDLSA